The genomic stretch CTTATCTTTTACTCCAGCTCCATCTGGACGTTCGCCACGCGATCCCTTTCCTTCATGGCCGTTCTTATCGTCGCCCTTGGTTGGTACCGTAAATTCGCCATTCACAAATTTTGTCACCTGCTCAGAGACAGCTGCCAGTCTAATATCGTATTGCTCTTGAGTAATTGTGCCGGCTGCTAATTCTTCTGCCAGCTTCTCGTCCAGCTTCACTTTCTGATCACTTACCAGCGCATCAATAACGGTTTGTACGTCGACTCCGTTCTCCTCTGCAATAGCCGCAATCGTCTTGCCCGCCTCCTGCTCAGCCTCTAGCTCAGCCGCAGTCAGGCTAAGAACTGCTGTCAATTGTTCTTGTATATGTTCAAAACCGCTTCCGAGGCCGCCGCGTTTGCCGCTGTGGTTCTTTTTAGCAGTTCCCTTATCTGTTTGAGTGCTCTGCTCCAGCTGCTTATCAACGCTAGCTGTTGCTGCATTTACATACTGGCTCGTCCATAAGCTGCCGCCTCCTAGCGCCAGTGTTAGTGCGATTGCACCTGCTGTTATTGCTCCTGCTTTCATCATACTTAATTCCACCTTTCAATTACGATTTGTTGTTACAAGACCCATCATAACAGGCAATACTTAAGTCTCCTTTAAAGACCGCTGAAGGTTAGCTGAAGGTTAGCTGAAGGTTGTTGCGGCCTGCTGCTATTGGATCAAACTGGATATTGTGAGTTGATACATGATTAAAATGAACTTTCATTTTTGGAATTGAACACTTTCCTAACATTAAGTGCGTATTTTTCTAATAGACATTTGTTACTGTTAGGGTAGTGCATACACCATGAAATGTTGTGAAAATAATTAGTGATTGCCTATACATTTTCCGACAAAATTCGACGATAAACTACATTAACAAATCCATTAAGAGGTGTAGCCCACATGTTTCGTATGAAGGACAAAAGCTTAGTCGTTACCAGCTCCATTGTGTTAGCCCTGCTATTAATCATTGTTATTGGCGTTACGGAGTATTTGTCCTACAACACGCAAAAAAAAGCTTATTATGATGAGATCGAACGAATAGGTCAAACCCTCAGCTACCAAATCGAAGCTGATCGTGAAATGCTTGCATTAGGCTATAGCGAGATAGCTGCCGGAAATTACGATGATAACGACAATTCCAAGCAGCTACAGAAGTATCTTGATGCCATGGTTGAGAACGATATTGTCGCTAACGCCTACATCTATATGCCTGAGATCGTGGAGCAGGAAGGCACTAATGCGCTTACCATGCTGCAAAGCAGTGCGCAGCTGAAAGCGGACGGCCTAGGACCCGGAGCCGTTTATCAAATGACGTTCACATTGGAAGAGAGTGTGAATAAAGCCTTTAAGGATGGCACTGCTATCACAGACTTAGTCATAGATAAGTACGGTCAGTGGTTGACATTTTTCTCTACCTTAACAGATTCTAGCGGCAAGACCATCGGCTTATTCGGCATAGATGTTGAATACCAAAAAATTGATACAGCCTTGTCCACATTGCTGTGGAAGAGTATCGGGATAGCAGTACTTCTATCCGCTATTGCTATCGGCATTATTATTGTACTTATTCGTATCGTGCTGAAGCCGCTCAAAAGACTTGCGGTAGTTGCCTCGCTGGCAGCACAAGGAGACTTAACCCTCTCCGTGCCCGTCAGTGGCAGCAACGAAATTGCACAAGTTGCTATAGCATTTAACCAAATGATCGCCAGCCTGCGCCAGCTGACCAGCAGCATTCGTACGACATCGGACGAGGTTGCCGGCTCTGCCTTCAACATGCAGCAAAGCGCCGAACAGACCTCAAGAGCTACTGAAGAAGTAACCGAAGCTATCCAAGAGGTTGCATCCGGCTCCGAGACACAGCTGCAAAGCTTCCAAGAGTGCCAGCGTGCGATGACGGAAATGACCATCGGCATTCAGCGAATCGCGGAATCAACGTCCTCCGTATCCGATCTTGCTGCCGAGACTTCCACGCTTGCTGTTGCAGGCGAAGCTGTTATCGAGCAAACGCTCGATCAAATGCAAACGATTGAAACCAATGTCGTAGCAACGGTTGCTACCTTACGTGAGCTGGAGGAGCAAAGCAATCAAATCGGTCATATTCTAGCCATGATCGGCGATGTAGCCACTCAAACCAACCTGCTCGCTCTTAATGCTTCTATAGAAGCAGCACGTGCTGGCGAGCATGGCAAAGGCTTCGCCGTCGTTGCCCACGAAATAAGAAAGCTGGCAGAGCGCTCTAAAGAATCTTCTGAACAAATCGGTACGATCCTGCACAGCATTGGAAACTATACATCGACTGCATTATCCTCTATGGAACAATCCGCTGATGCGGCACGCACTGGCTCAAGCGTTTCGGGCCAAGCGGGCGAATCATTCCGCACCATTGTTGCTTCCATCCGCGACGTATCCTCTCAAGTACAGGAGGTTTCCGCAGCATCGGAGCAAATGTCCGCTGGCAGTGAACAGATCGCCGCCTCGCTCGATGAGCTTGAGACGATAACAGCGAGTGCCGCTGGCAATTCACAGCGCGTAGCTGCTGCTTCCGAGGAGCAGCTTGCCTCCATGCAGGAGGTTGCAAGCTCATCCGAGCAGCTTCGTAATTTGGCTTCCAGCCTGCAAGAGGCCATTGGACGGTTCAAAACCTAAGCAATAGGGTGATATAGCAACTAAGCAAAAACGGCTAAACGGGTATGCTCCCGTTTAGCCGTTTTTTTCTATCCTCTATCATTATGCCGACAATGCAGCACCTAGCTGCAGCTGATACATGGCGAAATATTTGCCCTGCTGCTCCATAAGCTCATCATGACTGCCACGCTCTACAATTACACCGCGATCAAGCACAAGAATTTGATCTGCATTCCGAATGGTGGATAGACGATGCGCAATAACAAACGTCGTACGCCCTTTCTTCAATACATCAAGCGCTTCTTGAATAATCGCTTCCGTCTCCGTATCGATGCTAGCTGTTGCTTCATCCAATATGAGAATAGCTGGATCATAGGCTAGCGCTCGTGCAAATGAGATCAACTGCCTCTGGCCTGCAGACAGCGTGCTGCCCTTCTCAATTACCGGTGCGTCAATGCCGCCTGTGAGCTGACTGAACATATCATACGCGCCAACGTCGCGGAGCGACTGTTCAATCTTTTCCCGACTTATCTCAGGATTATCCAAGCTGATGTTGGAAGCAATCGTTCCCGTAAATAGAAACGGATCCTGCAGAACAATACCCATATGCTGCCTTAGCAGCTGCTTCGGCATATCGCGCACATCCGTACCGTCTACCCTAATTTTTCCTTCATTGGAATCATAGAAGCGGAACAGCAGATTTAATATCGAGCTCTTCCCAGATCCGGTGTGGCCTACGAGCGCAACAGTCTCCCCTTGACGGGCATGGAAGGAAATATGCTTCAGAACGTATTCATCCTTCTTATACGCAAACGAAACATCCTCGAATTGCACATCACCCTTATAGCGATCCATCTTGCCAGAAACGACATCAATGCCTTCCTCGTCCATCAGCTTGAAGACACGTTCTGCAGAGACACGTGCTGTCTCCAGATTGGATAGCTGGTTTACGATACCGACAATCGGTGCAAACATGCGGTTCATATAATCAACGAAGGCGTAAAGGACACCGACAGATACCGCTCCGCGCAGCGAATCGCCCCAGAACATCCAAATCACGATTATAAATAAAATGTTCCGAACGACATTGACTAAATTATGCGACGTAATGGAATTTAAGCTGAGCAGTTTATTTTGATACGTATAATAATGCTCGTTCATTTCTTCAAATTCCTTATTCGTCTCCTTCTGACGGCGGAACGCCTGAATAATGGTCATCCCTTGAATCGATTCATTGATCATGCCATTAATTTCGCTCAGCTTGGCGCGAATAATACGGTTGTAACGCGCAGCAAACTTCCGATAGACGATAATCCATACGATTAGAATTGGAACTAACGGCAGTGCAATTAGCGCTAGTCGAACATCCAGCAGGAACAAAGCTCCATAGATCGCTGCCATATAAATAATGCCTGTGAAAAAATTCGCCAAAACCGCGACGTACAGCTCACGAATCGCTTCTGTATCATTCGTCACCCGCGAGACGACCTGCCCCGCCGATAAATTATCATAATAATTGACGGGCAACCGCTGCGTATGTGCAAAAATATCGGTGCGCAGCTTGCGTACGATGCGGTTCGCAGACGTCTGCAGCATCAATCGCTGTCCGTAGGTGAATACCGCCACCAGCAGCAAGAAACCAAAATACATAGCTGCAAGCTTCAGCAACGCCGGAAACTCAGGCTTATAAAACTCATAAAGCTCCGGATTCGTGAGCTCCGTTACCGGATAGGAAGCCTGCTTCCCAGACTCCTTCTCTGTCACGGTCAACGTATTCCCTTCGATGACACGCTTGCCCTGCTCGAAAGCTAGCGCATCGTCCAGCCAATAAAACTTGCGACCAATCTGCAGCACGCGAACCTCTTTGCCCTTTGGCTCTGAACCGCTAGCTGCAAAGTGATCCTCGCGCTTATACCATTTATCTTTATAAAAAACCGCATAGTCCTGCTTCGCCTCAACCTCATGCCACTTCTTCTCGATGCCGAGAATATTTTGGTCGATCATCCGTTTGGCGATCAGCGGGCCTGCAAGCTCTGCGCATACGGCTAATATGAGTAGCAGCAGCGCAAGAATAATCGGTTTTTTATATAGCATGGCGTATTGAAACAATCGTTTTCCTGTATTGCCCATTGCTCTTCACGCTCCAATTTATTACGTTTCAATAGTAGCCTCAAGCTGCTGGCGATCATATTGCTCACGATACCAGCCGCCACTCTCTAACAATTGCTCATGTGTGCCTTCCTGCACGACTTTGCCCTCGTCTAAGACGATGATCCAATCGGCATGCTGCACGGCTGACAGCCGGTGCGTCGTAATGAGCGTGGTCTTGCCTGCTCTTTCCGTACGAATGCCTTCAATAATCTCAGCCTCCGTCTTCCCGTCAACCGCTGACAACGCATCATCCATGAGCAATATTTCCGGATCGGCAATTAATGCGCGGGCAATGCTGACACGCTGCTTCTGTCCACCAGACAGCGCAACGCCCCGCTCCCCAACCATCGTCTCCAGGCCATCCGGCAAAAATTTAATATCCTTGGCGAACGAAGCCCGCTCAAGCGCGCGCTGCAAATCCTTCTCGGTTCCCTCTTTGAGGCCAAAAAAGATATTTTCGCGAATCGTCTTGGAGAAGAGAACTGGCTGCTGCGGCACATAACCAATCCAGCCAAGTAAATCATCAATTTTCACACGGTTAAGCGATGCCCCGGATATGCTGATGTCCCCGCTGCCGAGCGGGTATTCGCGAAGCAGCTGCTTAAGTAGTGTCGTCTTGCCGCTGCCGGTTCTGCCAACGATGCCGAGAGTCTGACCTTGATGCAGCGTAAAGGATACTTTGCTCAGGTTATCGACGGTAGAGGACGGATAACGGAATGTAACCTTGCTAAAGGATAATGAGGTAGGCTCCTCCACCCGAACAGGTACACTTGCATCATTAACGTCCGGCTTATAGCCAAGCGTCTCACTAACACGATCGAGCGAAGCATTGCCGCGCTGCATAATATTGATAAGCTCGCCGATGGCGAACATCGGCCAGATCAGCATGCCAAGAAATACGTTAAAGGATACCAATTCACCAAGTGTGATCTCATTGTGGAAAACTAAGTAACCGCCATAACAAAGCCCGATCAAATAGCTCGTTCCCACAAGAATTTTCATCGTAGGCTCGAACAATGCGTCAATACGTGCTACGGCGATATTTTTGCTGAGTACCTCGTTTGTCTTAGCGCCAAAGCGCTCTTCGTTTGCTTCCTCCTGTACAAAGGCTCTTATCACTCTAACCCCGGATACGGATTCCAGCACCTGATCGTTGAGCTCACCGAATGCATTTTGTGCATCCATAAAGCGCTCATGAATTTTTTTGCCATAAAAGCTCATCGCCAGTGCCATAAGCGGCAGTGGCAGTAATGCGGCAAGCGTCAGCTTGATGCTAATGAGACCTGCCATTACAATTAGAATCGTAATCATAAACAAAGTCGAATCAATGAGCGTCAATATGCCAAAGCCTGCAGTCGTCGCAACGGCCCCAAGGTCATTGGTCGAGCGGGCCATCAGATCACCCGTACGATTGCGTTCGTAGAAAGTAGGAGTCATTTTTAGAAAATGTCCCATTAATCGTGATCTAAGCAGCTTCTCCAGTACGAAGGCACCGCCAAACAGCTTATAGTGCCAGACGTACGTAATAACATAGCCGACAATCGTAATGGCTATCCAACCATAAAGTATCCGATTGAAGTCAGCCTGACCGAGCAAATCCTGATGAATACCATCAATCGTATAGCCGATGAGCCATGGCGGAATGACATCGATAAACCCTGTAATCACAAGCAGCGAGATCGCTACGGTATAACGCTTCCAATTCGATTTAAAAAACCAGCTTAACTTTTTGAGTACACTAAACATGCTTCTCTACCACACCTTCCGCTGTCCATCCCAGCATCGTAAACCTTGAATATTCCTATATTTACAAAAAAAAGAAGCGCGCCGCCGCAACGACACGCTTCCTCCTCAGGCGGGAAACGACTGGAATTCAGTCGTATCTCGCAAGCATAGAAAAGGCGCATAGTTACGGTGACGTAACCATGCGCCTCTGATGATCGGAATATCCTCAATCAAAGATAAACGACGCGCGGATGGATTACGTTATTCATGTTCAAACGATGATTAATAGCTGCAATAAGACTAAAATGATTGTGAATGTTCATGGAACGTAACCCTCCTCTCGTAAAATATATTAGTCACTTTACCATCCGATGAAAATACTGTCAATACCCTATATTCTAATTTTTTGTGCCCATTCATGTGCCAGCTGTCACAAATCGTTGCGGATTTCTGTGATTTGAATCACAAGAGCTTCACTTCCCTCCGTCTATACTTAGCTTATTCGTTTCA from Paenibacillus sp. FSL H8-0548 encodes the following:
- a CDS encoding HAMP domain-containing methyl-accepting chemotaxis protein: MFRMKDKSLVVTSSIVLALLLIIVIGVTEYLSYNTQKKAYYDEIERIGQTLSYQIEADREMLALGYSEIAAGNYDDNDNSKQLQKYLDAMVENDIVANAYIYMPEIVEQEGTNALTMLQSSAQLKADGLGPGAVYQMTFTLEESVNKAFKDGTAITDLVIDKYGQWLTFFSTLTDSSGKTIGLFGIDVEYQKIDTALSTLLWKSIGIAVLLSAIAIGIIIVLIRIVLKPLKRLAVVASLAAQGDLTLSVPVSGSNEIAQVAIAFNQMIASLRQLTSSIRTTSDEVAGSAFNMQQSAEQTSRATEEVTEAIQEVASGSETQLQSFQECQRAMTEMTIGIQRIAESTSSVSDLAAETSTLAVAGEAVIEQTLDQMQTIETNVVATVATLRELEEQSNQIGHILAMIGDVATQTNLLALNASIEAARAGEHGKGFAVVAHEIRKLAERSKESSEQIGTILHSIGNYTSTALSSMEQSADAARTGSSVSGQAGESFRTIVASIRDVSSQVQEVSAASEQMSAGSEQIAASLDELETITASAAGNSQRVAAASEEQLASMQEVASSSEQLRNLASSLQEAIGRFKT
- a CDS encoding ABC transporter ATP-binding protein, whose translation is MGNTGKRLFQYAMLYKKPIILALLLLILAVCAELAGPLIAKRMIDQNILGIEKKWHEVEAKQDYAVFYKDKWYKREDHFAASGSEPKGKEVRVLQIGRKFYWLDDALAFEQGKRVIEGNTLTVTEKESGKQASYPVTELTNPELYEFYKPEFPALLKLAAMYFGFLLLVAVFTYGQRLMLQTSANRIVRKLRTDIFAHTQRLPVNYYDNLSAGQVVSRVTNDTEAIRELYVAVLANFFTGIIYMAAIYGALFLLDVRLALIALPLVPILIVWIIVYRKFAARYNRIIRAKLSEINGMINESIQGMTIIQAFRRQKETNKEFEEMNEHYYTYQNKLLSLNSITSHNLVNVVRNILFIIVIWMFWGDSLRGAVSVGVLYAFVDYMNRMFAPIVGIVNQLSNLETARVSAERVFKLMDEEGIDVVSGKMDRYKGDVQFEDVSFAYKKDEYVLKHISFHARQGETVALVGHTGSGKSSILNLLFRFYDSNEGKIRVDGTDVRDMPKQLLRQHMGIVLQDPFLFTGTIASNISLDNPEISREKIEQSLRDVGAYDMFSQLTGGIDAPVIEKGSTLSAGQRQLISFARALAYDPAILILDEATASIDTETEAIIQEALDVLKKGRTTFVIAHRLSTIRNADQILVLDRGVIVERGSHDELMEQQGKYFAMYQLQLGAALSA
- a CDS encoding ABC transporter transmembrane domain-containing protein, which encodes MFSVLKKLSWFFKSNWKRYTVAISLLVITGFIDVIPPWLIGYTIDGIHQDLLGQADFNRILYGWIAITIVGYVITYVWHYKLFGGAFVLEKLLRSRLMGHFLKMTPTFYERNRTGDLMARSTNDLGAVATTAGFGILTLIDSTLFMITILIVMAGLISIKLTLAALLPLPLMALAMSFYGKKIHERFMDAQNAFGELNDQVLESVSGVRVIRAFVQEEANEERFGAKTNEVLSKNIAVARIDALFEPTMKILVGTSYLIGLCYGGYLVFHNEITLGELVSFNVFLGMLIWPMFAIGELINIMQRGNASLDRVSETLGYKPDVNDASVPVRVEEPTSLSFSKVTFRYPSSTVDNLSKVSFTLHQGQTLGIVGRTGSGKTTLLKQLLREYPLGSGDISISGASLNRVKIDDLLGWIGYVPQQPVLFSKTIRENIFFGLKEGTEKDLQRALERASFAKDIKFLPDGLETMVGERGVALSGGQKQRVSIARALIADPEILLMDDALSAVDGKTEAEIIEGIRTERAGKTTLITTHRLSAVQHADWIIVLDEGKVVQEGTHEQLLESGGWYREQYDRQQLEATIET